A DNA window from Vigna unguiculata cultivar IT97K-499-35 chromosome 10, ASM411807v1, whole genome shotgun sequence contains the following coding sequences:
- the LOC114166639 gene encoding agamous-like MADS-box protein AGL6: protein MGRGRVELKRIENKINRQVTFSKRRNGLLKKAYELSVLCDAEVALIIFSSRGKLYEFGNVGITKTIDRYQRCSFTPQDEQHVECETQSWYQEVSKLKAKYESLQRTQRHLLGEDLGPLNIKELQNLEKQLEGALAQARQRKTQIMIEQMEELRRRERHLGDMNKQLRLKLESEGFNLKAMESLWSSTSAAGNSGFPFQPPQTNPLDYQTEPFLQIGYQQYVQAEASNVPKSMACETNFMQGWIL, encoded by the exons atgggaagAGGGAGGGTTGAGCTGAAGAGGATAGAGAACAAAATCAACCGCCAAGTTACTTTCTCAAAAAGAAGGAACGGTTTGCTCAAGAAAGCCTATGAGCTCTCAGTTCTCTGTGATGCTGAGGTTGCCCTCATCATTTTCTCAAGCAGAGGGAAGCTCTATGAATTTGGAAATGTTGg CATTACAAAAACTATTGACCGATACCAACGTTGTTCGTTTACTCCTCAAGATGAACAACACGTTGAATGTGAAACTCAG AGCTGGTACCAAGAGGTGTCAAAGCTGAAGGCAAAGTACGAGTCTCTGCAAAGAACCCAGAG GCATTTGCTTGGAGAAGATCTTGGACCATTGAACATAAAGGAGTTGCAGAATCTTGAGAAACAGCTTGAAGGGGCATTAGCACAAGCCAGACAAAGGAAG ACACAAATCATGATTGAACAAATGGAAGAGCTTCGCAGAAGG GAGCGTCATCTTGGGGATATGAACAAGCAGCTCAGACTGAAG CTTGAATCAGAGGGATTTAATCTTAAAGCTATGGAAAGCTTGTGGAGCTCTACTTCAGCTGCTGGAAATAGTGGCTTTCCCTTTCAACCTCCTCAAACCAACCCTTTGGATTACCAGACTGAACCCTTTTTGCAAATAGG GTACCAACAATATGTTCAGGCTGAGGCATCTAATGTTCCAAAGAGCATGGCTTGTGAGACAAACTTCATGCAGGGATGGATCCTTTGA